In Poecilia reticulata strain Guanapo linkage group LG1, Guppy_female_1.0+MT, whole genome shotgun sequence, one genomic interval encodes:
- the tmc5 gene encoding transmembrane channel-like protein 5, translating into MTSYSNGGVFNPAYHDSETLEIDRRKHQQHTNPYARVDPAQWGQNVEPTNHGEWRAAGDGWSGRENFPMELISTSPPLQHNPNNNTFQIDPDSQYDRFPPVQLHSSISGNMTMRWRGAAMRRMSMFPNADPAHAAFTEDAIKSEMENEEQNLIKELVALSTTEQIRKIRELPVSFEEKKHVRTQVMAFKSSGRSNHFTSLTDFSQNMSLSIRRFGYNIKSARQTLQLWQGIMKEIGGKFGSSVLNYFVLLKWLLLFNIFSFLVNFGFITIPLLVSDLSPNVSPNVSFRGLELLTGAGYFNHTIMYYGSYSNETFRGLVDYDMQLAYFFTISVYMVLCGLVLIFSMASSFKKNYALADQASNSAWQLLCSWDFSITNEKAVNQRKNNLRIQLMESLSEKAHRERQTTSEQLKQYGIYFGSWLLSTGLAVGCGASIFFLCQYEDERAEDTETWSTLKEAETLLVPFVVSLMNMVIPLFFSLFNKFEQYSSQRKQIYALLFRNVLLRISILGVLCYYWMNMVPQKFTCWEPIVGQALYRLVIVDFIFLMLGSLFGEFLSNVIGTRIQPRLGVPEFDVARNVLEIIYAQTLAWIGIYFSPLLPVIQILKFFILFYLKKVSLTHNCQPPRRSGRAAQMKTIFIFLLFIPFFVGAVSIVAYTAWSLTPSEHCGPFRGLNSTFSVIGEWINDVDKVSSTEWVVWIYQNVIRSEVFYFLITLIILVIIYIFWQLIQGRKELIVLLRKQIANEGKDKSFLLDKLQDLQKSCPKVNKKQKKRTTHTSRRSAERSSGNQSNSNAVVQVLLARQQLEEEERRSASGVSVPSDISTSGAVMQAMLARQNAERRDENVYEVTDGHPPPLDAVAQSLAARQRAEETDEYWSTTHFNRSNPVNSSIIQVRQSAERDREDDSYDASSPVSSAMIQVMQARQNAEEEERNQRIYPPGQNVAPPGSSALIQAMLARQQAQNEYDDGY; encoded by the exons ATAACAACACATTTCAAATTGACCCAGACTCTCAGTATGATCGCTTTCCACCTGTTCAACTTCATTCTTCAATTTCAG GCAACATGACAATGAGATGGAGAGGAGCAGCAATGAGACGGATGAGTATGTTTCCTAACGCCGATCCTGCCCACGCTGCTTTCACAGAAGATGCCATCAAGAGCGAGATGGAAAATG AGGAACAGAACCTCATCAAGGAGCTTGTTGCTCTGTCGACAACGGAGCAAATCAGGAAGATCCGGGAGCTGCCTGTGAGCTTTGAAGAGAAGAAACATGTCAG GACACAAGTAATGGCATTCAAGTCTTCAGGACGGTCCAATCACTTCACATctttaacagatttttctcaaaatatgtCACTG TCGATACGAAGGTTTGGTTACAACATAAAATCCGCCAGGCAGACCCTGCAGCTTTGGCAAGGCATCATGAAGGAGATTGGGGGCAAATTTGGCTCCAGTGTTCTCAACTACTTTGTGCTTCTAAAGTGGCTTCTCCTGTTCAACATTTTCTCCTTCCTGGTCAACTTTGGCTTCATTACCATCCCGCTCCTGGTTTCTGACCTTTCACCCAATGTATCCCCAAATGTGAGCTTCAGAGGCCTGGAGTTACtcaccggagct GGTTATTTCAACCACACCATCATGTACTACGGGAGCTACAGCAATGAAACATTTAGGGGCCTGGTGGATTACGACATGCAGCTCGCCTATTTCTTCACCATCTCGGTCTACATGGTGCTGTGTGGACTCGTGCTCATTTTCAG CATGGCGAGCTCATTTAAGAAAAACTACGCCCTGGCAGACCAAGCTTCAAACAGTGCATGGCAGCTTCTGTGCAGCTGGGATTTCAGCATAACCAACGAGAAAGCAGTGAACCAGCGCAAGAACAACCTTCGAATCCAGCTCATG GAGTCGTTATCAGAAAAGGCGCACAGAGAGCGACAAACAACTTCTGAACAACTGAAGCAGTACGGGATTTATTTTGGCTCCTGGCTCCTCTCCACTGGTTTAGCTGTTGGTTGTGGAGCTAGCATCTTTTTTCTCTGCCAATACGAAGACGAG CGGGCTGAAGACACCGAAACTTGGTCCACACTGAAGGAAGCAGAGACACTCCTGGTTCCCTTTGTAGTGTCTTTGATGAATATGGTCATTCCCCTCTTCTTCTCCCTCTTCAACAAGTTTGAGCAGTACTCCAGCCAGCGCAAACAGATTTATGCCCTGTTGTTCAG AAATGTGTTACTCCGGATATCCATTTTGGGTGTTTTGTGCTATTACTGGATGAATATGGTGCCTCAGAAATTCACA TGCTGGGAACCCATAGTTGGACAGGCTTTGTACCGTTTGGTCATTGTCGATTTCATTTTTCTGATGCTGGGATCCTTGTTTGGAGAGTTTCTTAGCAA tgTGATTGGGACCAGGATACAACCACGTCTTGGAGTACCAGAGTTTGACGTAGCCAGAAATGTCTTGGAAATCATTTACGCTCAGACTCTGGCCTG GATTGGAATCTACTTCTCTCCTCTGTTACCTGTCATCCAGATTCTCAAATTCTTCATCTTGTTTTACTTGAAAAAG GTCAGCTTGACTCACAATTGCCAGCCTCCACGGCGTTCAGGCAGGGCAGCCCAGATGAAAACCATCTTCATCTTTCTCCTCTTCATCCCTTTCTTTGTGGGAGCCGTGTCTATCGTTGCGTACACCGCCTGGAG TCTGACCCCTTCGGAGCACTGTGGCCCTTTCCGGGGCCTCAACAGCACATTCAGTGTGATTGGAGAGTGGATCAATGACGTGGACAAAGTTTCTAGCACCGAGTGGGTTGTGTGGATCTACCAAAATGTCATTAGGAGTGAAGTTTTCTACTTTCTTATCACACTCATCATCCT TGTCATCATATACATCTTCTGGCAGCTCATTCAGGGCCGCAAGGAGCTCATTGTTCTTCTGAGAAAGCAGATTGCTAAT gaggGGAAAGACAAGTCCTTCCTGTTAGACAAGCTGCAGGACCTGCAGAAATCCTGTCCGAAAgttaacaaaaaacagaaaaaacggACAACT cacaCAAGCCGACGCTCAGCTGAGCGCTCCTCTGGAAATCAGTCCAACTCAAACGCGGTGGTTCAGGTTCTACTCGCTCgccagcagctggaggaagaggagagacgCAGCGCCAGTGGCGTTTCAGTCCCGTCGGACATTTCCACCTCCGGCGCCGTGATGCAGGCCATGCTGGCCCGTCAGAACGCCGAGAGACGAGATGAAAACGTCTACGAAGTCACTGATGGGCACCCTCCTCCCCTCGATGCGGTGGCGCAGAGCTTGGCAGCCAGACAGAGGGCTGAAGAGACGGACGAATACTGGAGCACGACCCACTTTAACCGAAGTAACCCAGTTAACAGCTCCATTATCCAAGTCAGACAAAGTGCTGAAAGGGACAGAGAAGACGATTCGTACGATGCTTCATCCCCAGTATCAAGTGCAATGATTCAAGTCATGCAAGCCAGACAGaatgcagaggaagaggaaaggaaTCAGAGAATCTATCCTCCGGGGCAAAACGTGGCTCCTCCCGGCTCCAGCGCTCTCATCCAGGCCATGTTGGCCCGGCAACAGGCCCAGAATGAATATGATGATGGTTATTGA